A portion of the Zymoseptoria tritici IPO323 chromosome 8, whole genome shotgun sequence genome contains these proteins:
- the PAFC2401 gene encoding Paf1p complex subunit (Similar to the Saccharomyces cerevisiae CTR9 subunit of the Paf1p complex, a large complex that binds to and modulates the activity of RNA polymerase II) — MATLTNGHRKGVNGTSAPKSFVRFSDIPNAIDVPVGIDAGDGDEAVNIDLTEELEDVSELCDLLQNERAARNIWITIAFSYAKQKNADTAIEILNKGLEAKQDGTNEDRLSILACLCWLYLWKCRRAPRVKPLPPADERNKEYWLAAATSTVNEASRINPSYPPLYLARGTAHLLRASLQPVKYGPGSEHSDRNDTLKQAIRCFDDAYRASNQKNVMAIVGKAKAQFSMGKFAEAYVLYQQVLDRAPDMIDPDPRIGIGCCLWQLGHKENAKDAWTRALALNKVSVGANILLGLYHLDEGSHHNSNSPEFADIYKKAMTTYIQTAFKLDDMQAMTCSTFGQYFLGRKNWANVDRLAKRAIERTDVGTIASDGWYLLARKDHYEGDLAKAQEHYSKADQARGGDDKGFLPAKFGVAQLKTLMNDYDGAKFRLEKMVSTNKSVEALTLLGILHAEDVYTSQAAGSREDKSSERKKAIALLEQVRVAWKDGKKKISPDSSVLLNLARLYESDQPDKALACLEQVEQMEIDEISDEDLPEEIEEDEAAVRSAKRDMLSPQLLNNIGCFHFQAEKYPLARQDFQAALRSSVAIGNKDESVDTDALVSTISYNLARTYEAEGMEDDAQKIYSSLLEKHPDYIDARARVAYITLHTDPAEGANAIKSLLESEPDNLEIRALYGWYINRNKKRTLQLNEDQEQRHYKHTLMEKDKHDIYSLTGLGNLHLAVARESPRDTDQHKERRSKTYMRAIEFFDKVLTLDPKNAFAAQGMGIAMVEEKKDTSAAVQIFSRVRESIKDPSVHINLGHVFCDLKQFSRAIENYELALAKSRDADPQTMACLGRAWLMRGRAEKNLEAFKTSLDYSEQAVKEAPDNISFKFNVAFVRMLIAQQMIALPEADKTLSDVETAVTGLDLAIESFTEIAKSPNAPFPRHDIEQRANMGRNTMKRQLATTVDKQADYERKHATRLDEARKRREAEIAKRQEEKRIADEKAEEERRKIKEEREKMAEEDRELIAKRLEEERAREAAEYTTDPDTGERKKREKRPKEKRPKRKKKGEDSDTGDEGPSYATDEDGGRRRPRSKAASATGSDGEAPRKKKKRRLDKAKGAAVKNSKYKSAETVQDSDDDDDAGLQPAAPSAPKSDDAGTPAVDSDAADDAMADGGDEDDEDEERVVRPQRKKAARIVDDDDDEDGGVAVPTGDTSMVDDSVAAAGDSDHGGS, encoded by the coding sequence ATGGCGACGCTCACGAATGGCCACCGGAAGGGCGTCAATGGGACTTCTGCACCGAAATCCTTCGTCCGGTTCTCAGACATCCCCAATGCGATCGATGTACCTGTCGGCATCGACGcaggtgatggtgatgaagcTGTCAACATCGATCTGAccgaggagctggaggatgTCAGCGAGCTGTGTGACTTGCTGCAGAATGAAAGAGCGGCGCGCAATATCTGGATAACAATCGCATTCTCGTACGCCAAGCAAAAGAATGCCGATACTGCGATTGAGATCTTGAACAAAGGCTTGGAGGCCAAGCAAGACGGCACAAATGAGGATCGGCTCAGTATACTGGCATGTCTTTGCTGGCTGTATTTGTGGAAATGTCGTCGGGCGCCTCGAGTGAAACCTCTGCCTCCTGCGGATGAACGGAACAAGGAGTACTGGCTGGCCGCTGCGACAAGCACGGTCAACGAGGCGTCCAGAATCAATCCTTCGTACCCTCCGCTCTATCTTGCTCGCGGCACGGCCCATCTTCTGCGTGCTTCGCTGCAACCAGTCAAGTACGGACCTGGCTCGGAGCATTCAGACCGAAATGACACCCTCAAGCAAGCCATCAGATGCTTCGACGATGCATACCGCGCCTCGAACCAGAAGAACGTGATGGCCATTGTTGGCAAAGCCAAGGCGCAGTTCTCAATGGGCAAATTCGCCGAGGCGTATGTACTATACCAACAGGTGCTGGATCGCGCGCCGGATATGATCGACCCGGACCCACGAATCGGCATCGGCTGTTGTCTGTGGCAGCTCGGTCACAAGGAGAACGCGAAGGATGCATGGACTCGAGCTCTGGCACTCAACAAAGTGTCGGTGGGCGCAAATATCCTGCTCGGCCTTTACCACTTGGACGAGGGCAGCCATCACAACTCGAACAGCCCTGAATTTGCAGATATCTACAAAAAGGCCATGACAACATATATCCAAACCGCCTTCAAGCTCGACGACATGCAAGCGATGACATGCTCAACATTTGGCCAATACTTCCTCGGTCGAAAGAATTGGGCGAATGTCGACCGTCTGGCAAAGCGCGCAATTGAGCGCACTGATGTTGGCACAATTGCCAGCGACGGATGGTACCTCTTGGCTCGGAAAGATCACTACGAGGGAGATCTTGCAAAAGCACAAGAGCACTACAGCAAGGCTGATCAGGCGCGTGGTGGAGACGACAAGGGATTCCTGCCTGCGAAGTTCGGTGTGGCACAGTTGAAGACCTTAATGAACGATTACGATGGTGCAAAATTCAGACTGGAGAAGATGGTGTCAACAAACAAGAGCGTGGAAGCGTTGACTTTGCTCGGAATCCTGCATGCCGAGGACGTATACACGAGTCAAGCAGCTGGATCTCGAGAGGACAAAAGCTCCGAACGCAAAAAGGCCATTGCGCTGCTCGAGCAAGTACGCGTCGCCTGGAAGGAtggaaagaagaagatctCGCCAGACTCTTCTGTCCTGCTGAATCTCGCCCGATTGTACGAATCGGATCAACCCGACAAGGCACTGGCATGTTTGGAGCAAGTCGAGCAGATGGAGATTGACGAGATCTCGGATGAAGACCTGCCGGAAgagatcgaggaggatgaggcggCCGTGAGAAGTGCCAAGAGGGACATGCTCAGCCCACAGTTGTTGAACAACATCGGCTGCTTCCACTTTCAGGCGGAGAAGTATCCGTTAGCTCGACAAGACTTCCAAGCAGCGCTAAGGTCAAGCGTGGCTATCGGCAACAAGGACGAGTCGGTCGACACTGATGCTCTTGTCTCAACCATCAGCTACAACCTGGCCCGCACGTACGAAGCCGAAGGCATGGAGGACGATGCGCAGAAAATCTACTCCAGTCTGCTCGAAAAACATCCTGACTACATTGATGCCAGGGCTCGTGTGGCGTACATCACGCTCCACACTGATCCAGCGGAAGGTGCTAACGCGATCAAGTCGTTATTGGAGTCAGAGCCTGACAATCTGGAAATTCGCGCATTGTATGGCTGGTACATCAATCGAAACAAGAAGCGTACCCTTCAACTTAACGAGGATCAAGAGCAACGCCATTACAAGCACACGCTCATGGAGAAGGACAAGCACGACATTTACTCGCTCACAGGACTTGGAAACTTGCATCTGGCTGTCGCAAGAGAGTCGCCGCGAGACACAGACCAGCACAAAGAGCGCCGCAGCAAGACATACATGCGTGCCATCGAGTTCTTCGACAAAGTGCTAACTCTGGATCCCAAGAACGCCTTTGCCGCTCAAGGCATGGGTATTGCCATGgtagaagagaagaaagacACCAGCGCCGCTGTCCAGATCTTTTCGAGAGTAAGAGAAAGCATCAAAGACCCCTCTGTTCACATCAATCTCGGTCACGTCTTTTGCGACCTCAAACAATTCTCGCGCGCCATCGAAAACTACGAACTGGCTCTGGCAAAGTCAAGAGATGCTGATCCACAGACGATGGCATGTCTTGGCCGTGCCTGGCTCATGCGCGGTCGTGCAGAAAAGAACCTCGAAGCTTTCAAGACGAGTCTGGACTACTCCGAGCAAGCAGTGAAGGAAGCTCCGGACAACATCAGCTTCAAATTCAACGTTGCATTCGTGAGGATGCTGATTGCACAGCAAATGATCGCACTGCCCGAAGCCGACAAGACACTGTCAGATGTGGAAACCGCAGTCACAGGCCTGGACCTTGCCATTGAGTCTTTCACCGAGATCGCGAAAAGTCCAAATGCCCCATTTCCTCGCCATGACATCGAACAGCGCGCCAACATGGGTCGCAACACGATGAAACGCCAACTTGCCACGACTGTGGACAAGCAAGCCGACTACGAACGCAAGCATGCCACTCGTCTCGATGAGGCTCGCAAGCGCCGTGAAGCAGAGATTGCCAAGCGGCAAGAAGAGAAGCGCATCGCGGACGAGAAAGCGGAAGAGGAGCGCCGCAAGATCAAAGAAGAGCGCGAGAAGATGGCCGAGGAGGACCGTGAGCTTATTGCGAAGCGtctagaggaggagagagctCGGGAAGCAGCAGAGTACACGACCGATCCGGACACAGGCGAGCGAAAGAAGCGCGAGAAGCGGCCGAAGGAGAAGCGGCCGAAGCGCAAAAAGAAGGGCGAGGACTCAGACACGGGTGACGAAGGTCCATCGTATGCCACAGATGAGGACGGCGGCCGTAGACGCCCACGCAGCAAGGCTGCGAGCGCTACAGGCAGTGATGGCGAGGCACcgagaaagaagaagaagagacgcTTGGACAAGGCCAAGGGCGCGGCGGTCAAGAATTCGAAGTACAAGTCTGCGGAGACTGTGCAGGATtcagacgacgacgacgatgctgGGTTGCAGCCTGCTGCACCTTCTGCTCCGAAGTCCGACGACGCTGGAACTCCTGCAGTGGATAGTGATGCTGCGGACGATGCGATGGCGGATggaggcgatgaggatgacgaagatgaagagcgCGTCGTACGTCCTCAGCGGAAGAAGGCTGCAAGGATcgtggacgacgacgatgatgaggatggtggCGTGGCAGTTCCTACCGGTGACACTTCGATGGTGGACGATAGCGTTGCGGCAGCGGGAGACTCGGACCACGGAGGCTCATGA